In one Solanum dulcamara chromosome 1, daSolDulc1.2, whole genome shotgun sequence genomic region, the following are encoded:
- the LOC129902486 gene encoding delta(12)-fatty-acid desaturase FAD2-like, with product MGGGGNMSTLTTKPEQKKNSLQRVPSSKPPFTLGDIKKAIPPHCFQRSLIRSFSYLIQDLILVSIFYYISTTYFHLLPSPYSYLAWATYWIAQGCVSTGIWVIGHECGHHGFSDYQWVDDTVGLILHSALLTPYFSWKHSHRRHHANTGSLENDEVYIPRIKSKLRWYYKYLNNPVGRVLVLAFTLTFAWPLYLIFNISGKKYDRFACHYDPYSPIYSDRERLQIYISDVGVIAATYLLYRVTLTQGLAWVVCVYGVPLLIVNGFIVLITLMHHTHSSLPHYDSSEWDYLRGALATVDRDYGILNKVFHNVTDTHVLHHIFSYISHYHAMEATKAIKPLLGEYYKFDDTPILKAMWRDTKECIFVEKDKSKGVYWYKNKL from the coding sequence atgggaGGCGGTGGTAATATGTCTACTTTGACAACTAAACctgaacaaaagaaaaattctctCCAAAGAGTGCCATCTTCAAAACCTCCTTTTACACTTGGTGACATCAAGAAGGCCATCCCTCCTCACTGCTTCCAGCGATCTCTCATTCGCTCCTTCTCCTATCTCATTCAGGATCTAATACTTGTCTCTATATTTTATTACATTTCCACCACTTACTTTCACCTCCTTCCATCCCCATATAGTTATCTCGCATGGGCTACTTATTGGATCGCTCAAGGTTGTGTTTCTACAGGAATATGGGTCATTGGCCATGAATGTGGCCACCATGGCTTCAGTGATTACCAATGGGTAGATGACACTGTTGGTCTTATCCTTCACTCTGCACTTTTAACGCCATATTTCTCATGGAAACACAGTCATCGTCGTCACCATGCCAACACTGGTTCCCTTGAGAATGATGAAGTCTACATACCAAGGATTAAATCAAAACTAAGATGGTACTACAAATACTTGAACAATCCAGTAGGACGAGTACTCGTACTCGCCTTCACTCTCACTTTTGCCTGGCCTTTGTACTTGATCTTCAATATCTCCGGCAAAAAATATGATCGTTTTGCATGTCATTATGATCCTTACAGCCCGATATATTCTGATCGTGAGAGGCTACAAATCTACATTTCAGATGTAGGTGTGATTGCAGCTACTTATTTGTTGTATCGCGTAACTTTGACACAAGGGCTAGCTTGGGTTGTATGCGTCTATGGGGTGCCCCTCCTTATTGTCAATGGCTTTATAGTGCTAATCACTCTTATGCACCACACTCACTCCTCATTGCCACATTATGATTCATCGGAATGGGATTATCTAAGAGGAGCTCTAGCTACAGTGGACAGAGATTATGGTATCCTAAATAAGGTGTTCCATAATGTTACAGATACTCATGTTTTGCACCATATATTCTCATATATATCACATTACCATGCAATGGAGGCAACAAAAGCTATCAAACCATTGTTGGGAGAATACTATAAATTTGATGATACTCCAATTTTAAAGGCAATGTGGAGGGATACAAAGGAGTGCATCTTTGTGGAGAAAGACAAGAGTAAAGGTGTTTATTGGTACAAAAACAAGCTTTGA